Proteins encoded in a region of the Podarcis muralis chromosome 4, rPodMur119.hap1.1, whole genome shotgun sequence genome:
- the FAT3 gene encoding protocadherin Fat 3 isoform X10: MERNMGHWSGPLAPTPGLVFLLLQLLANACHGLQGAMPFGFHFTHSIYNTTVYENSAARTYLNSQSRMGITMADLSWDIKYRIVSGDDEGFFKAEEVVIADFCFLRIRTKGGNSAILNREIQDNYLLIIKGSVRGEDLEAWTKVNIQVLDMNDLRPLFSPTTYSVTIAESTPLRTSIAQVTATDADIGSNGEFYYYFKNKVDLFSVHPTSGVISLSGRLNYDEKNRYDLEVLAVDRGMKLYGNNGVSSTAKLYIHIERINEHAPTINVVTHIPFPSDKEPTYAIVNVDDLDEGANGEIESLSIVAGDPLEHFHLTKDGRWMNEYKIKEKKPIDWDHFPYGCNLTLQAKDKGSPQKFSAVKLVHIASPSRGSSPVKFEKETYDVAISEFSPPGVVVAIVKLTPELQGEGYKLSPSEDAEYFKINPRTGLITTARPLKIVDKEFYDLEVTNKDGYLKTHVTVRIEDANDHIPEFTQPSYSSYVNESVPVGTSILSVSAFDKDRGENGYITYSIASLNSLPFSINQFTGVISTSEELDFESSPESYRFIVRASDWGSPYRHESEVNVTIYIGNVNDNKPLFEKVACQGVISSDFPVGGHITAVSAIDIDELELVKYKIISGNELGFFYLNPDSGVLQLKKSLAGAGVKNNNFGLRITATDGENFADSMFVNISVVHGKVSSKTFSCRETRVAQRLAEKLLKKAKANVKLNSEDGFLDFYSMNRQAPHFDKSFPSDVSVREDLPVGATIFQIKAYDADSGFNGKVLYTISDGNTDSCFNLEVETGLLKVLLPLDREKTELYLLNITIYDLGSPQKATWRLLTITVEDANDNAPLFLQEGYSVNMLESTGIGVEIIQVEARDRDLGPNGEVTYSILTDTQQFVINSSTGIVYTGDHLDRESKANYTLKIEARDRAESGHQQSSVVPLNVFLDDVNDCSPAFIPPSYSVKVLEDLPVGTVIAWLETQDPDLGLGGQVRYSLVNDYNGRFEIDKASGAIRLSKELDYEKQQFYNLTVRAKDKGRPVSLSSVSFVEVEVVDVNENLYTPYFPDFAVIGSVKENSRIGTSVLQVSAKDEDTGRDGEIQYSIRDGSGLGRFNVDEETGVIYTADILDRETTQSYWLTVYATDRGVVPLYTTIEVYIEVEDVNDNAPLTSEPIYYPSVLENSPKDVSVIQIQAQDPDSSTNEKMTYRITSGNPQNFFIINTKTDMCLNENIPKW; this comes from the coding sequence ATGGAGAGAAATATGGGCCATTGGTCAGGTCCTTTGGCCCCCACGCCTGGCCTAGTCTTCCTGCTTCTTCAGCTTTTGGCCAACGCCTGCCATGGCCTTCAAGGGGCAATGCCATTTGGCTTCCACTTCACACATTCCATATACAACACCACAGTGTACGAGAACTCTGCGGCACGGACCTATCTTAACAGCCAAAGTAGAATGGGCATCACTATGGCGGACCTCTCTTGGGATATCAAATACAGGATAGTGTCTGGCGACGATGAAGGCTTTTTCAAGGCAGAGGAAGTTGTAATAGCTGATTTCTGTTTCCTTAGGATAAGGACTAAAGGTGGGAATTCTGCCATATTGAATCGAGAAATCCAGGACAACTATTTGTTGATAATAAAGGGCTCTGTCCGTGGAGAAGACTTGGAAGCATGGACAAAAGTGAACATCCAGGTTTTAGACATGAACGATTTGCGGCCTTTGTTTTCACCAACCACCTATTCCGTAACCATAGCAGAAAGCACTCCTCTTAGGACTAGCATTgcacaggttacagcaacagatGCTGATATTGGTTCCAACGGTGAATTCTATtactactttaaaaataaagttgACCTCTTCTCTGTCCATCCAACTAGTGGGGTTATATCTTTAAGCGGCCGGCTAAACTACGATGAGAAAAACAGGTATGACCTTGAAGTTTTGGCTGTGGACCGTGGAATGAAACTCTATGGTAACAACGGAGTAAGCAGCACTGCCAAACTTTACATACATATTGAGCGCATAAATGAGCACGCCCCAACTATCAATGTTGTAACCCACATTCCCTTCCCTTCGGACAAGGAGCCTACATATGCTATTGTTAACGTGGATGACTTAGATGAAGGTGCCAACGGCGAGATAGAATCTCTTTCTATTGTTGCTGGAGATCCCTTGGAACATTTCCACTTGACTAAGGATGGCAGATGGATGAACGAGTACAAAATCAAAGAGAAAAAGCCCATTGATTGGGACCATTTCCCATATGGTTGCAATCTTACGCTCCAAGCAAAAGACAAAGGGTCCCCTCAAAAGTTTTCGGCTGTGAAACTGGTACATATTGCCAGTCCCAGTAGAGGAAGCAGCCCTGTAAAGTTCGAAAAGGAAACATATGATGTGGCCATCAGTGAATTCTCTCCTCCCGGAGTGGTCGTTGCTATAGTTAAGCTAACCCCAGAACTGCAGGGCGAAGGATATAAATTGTCTCCCAGCGAGGATGCAGAGTATTTTAAGATTAATCCCAGGACAGGTCTAATTACCACTGCACGCCCTTTAAAAATTGTTGACAAGGAATTTTACGACTTAGAAGTAACGAACAAAGACGGATACTTGAAAACACATGTTACTGTCAGGATAGAAGATGCCAATGATCACATCCCAGAGTTTACACAACCTTCGTATAGCTCCTATGTCAACGAAAGTGTCCCCGTGGGTACTAGCATTTTGTCAGTTTCTGCTTTTGATAAGGATCGTGGAGAAAACGGCTACATCACGTACAGCATTGCTAGTCTAAATTCGCTCCCCTTTTCCATCAACCAGTTTACGGGGGTTATTAGCACATCTGAAGAGCTGGATTTTGAGTCCTCCCCGGAGAGCTACAGGTTTATTGTTAGGGCCTCAGACTGGGGCTCGCCTTACCGCCACGAAAGCGAGGTGAATGTCACAATATACATAGGCAACGTAAACGATAACAAGCCGTTGTTTGAAAAGGTGGCTTGTCAGGGAGTGATTTCATCAGATTTCCCTGTTGGCGGGCACATCACAGCGGTCTCTGCTATAGATATAGACGAGTTGGAGCTTGTGAAATACAAAATAATTTCCGGTAACGAGCTGGGCTTTTTTTACCTGAATCCAGACTCGGGGGTTCTGCAGCTCAAAAAGTCCCTGGCTGGTGCCGGCGTGAAGAACAACAACTTTGGACTTAGGATAACAGCAACCGACGGGGAGAATTTTGCCGATTCCATGTTCGTCAACATCTCTGTGGTTCACGGGAAAGTGTCTTCTAAAACCTTTAGCTGCCGAGAGACCAGAGTTGCTCAGAGGCTGGCGGAGAAGTTGCTGAAAAAGGCTAAAGCCAACGTGAAGCTAAATTCCGAAGACGGCTTCCTGGATTTCTATTCCATGAACAGGCAGGCCCCACATTTTGACAAATCCTTTCCTTCTGATGTATCCGTCAGAGAGGACCTTCCTGTTGGGGCCACCATATTCCAAATCAAGGCCTATGATGCCGATTCCGGCTTTAACGGGAAAGTGCTGTACACCATATCAGATGGCAATACAGACAGCTGCTTTAACCTCGAAGTGGAGACAGGGCTGCTTAAGGTCCTTTTGCCCCTGGATCGCGAGAAAACAGAGCTATATCTCCTGAACATTACCATTTATGACTTAGGTAGCCCCCAGAAAGCAACGTGGAGATTACTTACTATAACTGTGGAGGATGCAAATGACAACGCGCCTCTGTTTTTGCAGGAAGGCTACTCGGTTAATATGTTGGAAAGTACTGGTATTGGTGTGGAAATTATCCAGGTAGAGGCCAGAGATAGAGATTTGGGGCCCAACGGGGAGGTGACTTACTCCATATTGACAGACACGCAGCAATTTGTTATCAATAGCTCCACAGGAATAGTATACACGGGGGACCATTTAGACAGGGAATCGAAAGCAAATTATACATTAAAGATAGAGGCGAGAGACAGAGCAGAGAGTGGGCACCAGCAGTCTTCTGTCGTCCCTCTGAATGTTTTTTTGGATGACGTCAATGATTGTTCCCCAGCATTCATTCCCCCTAGCTATAGTGTGAAGGTCTTGGAAGATCTGCCAGTTGGTACGGTCATTGCTTGGCTTGAAACTCAAGACCCTGATCTTGGTCTCGGAGGACAAGTGCGCTATTCCTTGGTGAACGATTACAATGGGAGGTTTGAAATCGACAAAGCCAGTGGCGCTATCCGCCTAAGCAAAGAACTCGACTACGAGAAGCAACAGTTCTACAACCTAACCGTGAGGGCAAAGGATAAAGGCCGCCCGGTTTCTTTATCCTCGGTTTCCTTTGTGGAAGTCGAAGTCGTGGATGTGAACGAAAACCTCTACACCCCTTATTTTCCCGACTTTGCCGTCATTGGATCAGTAAAGGAAAACTCACGCATTGGAACAAGTGTTTTGCAAGTGAGTGCGAAGGACGAGGATACCGGCAGGGATGGCGAGATCCAGTACTCTATCCGAGATGGCAGTGGGCTTGGACGGTTCAATGTAGATGAGGAAACGG